CCCAACGGCGGGTTCTTCGACTGGGGCAACCAGATCAACTACACGGTGACCGTCACCGACCCGGAGGACGGCACGATCGACTGCTCGCGCGTGGTCCTGCAGTACTCGTTCGGCCACGACGAGCACGCGCACCCGATCCAGCAGGCGACCGGCTGCACCGGCCGGATACAGACCTCGCAGGCCGGCGGCCACGACGCGGACGCGAACATCTTCGCCGTCCTCGAGGCCACGTACACCGACCGCGGCGGTGCCGGCGGCAGCGCGGCCCTGACCGGCCGCTCGCTCATCCAGCTGCAGCCCAAGCGGAAGCAGGCCGAGTACTTCGCGGCCACCGGCCGGGTGGCCGGCGCACCCACCGGCGGTACGGCCGGCGTGCAGCGGGAGGCGACGAGCGACCCGCAGGGCGGCTTCCAGAACATCGCGTTCGTCGAGAACGGTGACTGGTGGTCGTTCGCTCCCACCAACCTGACGAACATCACCGCCGTGCGGCTGCGGGCGGCGTCGGCCAACGGCGCCGGCTCGGTCGAGGTGCGCGGCGGCTCGACCACCGGCACGCTGCTCGGCTCGGCCGGGGTGCCGAACACCGGCGGATGGCAGTCCTACGTGGACGTCAACATCCCCCTCACCGCCAGCGCCACGACCCAGCCGCTGTACTTCATCGCCCGCTCGGCTTCCGGCACGCCGGCCGGTACCGCGCTGGTGAACGTCAACTGGGTCGACTTCGCCGGCCAGGGCGTCGGCGTCACCGACCCGCAGGCGCCGCTGTCCCGCAACGTCCACCTCTTCTACTACCCGTGGTACGGCAACCCCGAGCACAACGGCAGCTACCGCCACTGGCAGCAGGGCGGCCGCACCCCGCCGAACGACATCGGCGCCAACCTGTACCCGACGCTCGGCGCGTACGACTCCGGTGACTTCGCCGGCGCGGTCGCGCAGCACATGGCCTGGATCCGCCAGTCCGGCGCGGGCGTGATCGTATACAGCTGGTGGGGCCAGAACTCGTACGAGGACCAGCTCGCGATGGGCGTGCTCGACGCCGCGCAGCAACAGGGCATCAAGGTCGCCTGGCACCTGGAGCCGTACAGCGGGCGGAGCGCGGCCTCGACGGTCGCGGACATCAACTACATCAACACCCGGTACGGCTCGCACCCGGCGTTCTTCAAGTCCGCCGAGCACGCCAACAAGGCCGTGTTCTACGTCTTCGAGAGCCTCAACATCGCCGACTGGACCGCGCTGGACCAGGTCACCGGCAGCAACATCGTCCTGGCGCAGACCACGGACACCACGAAGATCGCGCACTTCTCCGGCATGTTCACCTACGACGCTATCGCGGCGGCGACCGCGCCGGGCTGGGAGAACGCCGGCGAGTACGCGAAGGCCAACGGCCTGGTGTGGGCGCCGTCGCTCGGTCCCGGCTACATCGACGACCGCGCGGTGCCCGGAAACACCACGCCGACGCTGGCCCGCAACAACGGCGCCACGTACGACCAGGTGTGGAACAACGCCCTCGACCCGACCAAGGGCGGCGTGCCGACCTGGGTCTCGGTCACCTCGTTCAACGAGTGGCACGAGGGCTCGACGATCGAGCCGGCGGACTCCACCCCGCCGGCCGGCTTCGGGTACGAGACCTACAGCGGCGCGTACGGCAAGACGGGCGCCGCCGCGGAGACCGCGTACCTGGAGCGGACGGCGTACTGGACGGCCGAGTTCGAGCGGCGGCGCGGCGGCACCGGCGGCGGCCTGGTGGCCGACCCGGCGAGCGTGGCGTTCGGCGCGCAGGACGTGAACACGACCAGCGCGGCCCGGCCGGTGACGATCCGCAACACCGGCACGTCGACGGTCACGCTCTCCGGCGTGACGGTCAACGGCGACTTCGCCCAGTCCAGCAACTGCGGTGCCAGCCTCGCGGCCGGCGCCACCTGCACGGTCAACGTGACGTTCCGGCCCACGGCCGCGGGCAACCGGACGGGCGTCCTGACGGTCGGCAGCCTGACCGTCGGGCTGTCCGGCACCGGGACGACCCCGTCGGGCGGCAACCTGGCGGCCGGAAAGCCGGTCACCGCGACGAGCGCGCAGGGCGGATTCCCGGCGGGCAACACGGTGGACGGCAACGCCGGCAGCTACTGGGAGGGCACAAACAACGCGTTCCCGCAGTCGCTGACGGTCGACCTGGGCTCGTCGGTCAACACCAACCGCCTCGTGCTCAAGCTCCCGCCGGGCTGGGGTGCCCGTACCCAGACGCTGTCCGTGCTCGGCTCGACGGACGGCTCGTCGTACTCCACAGTGGTGGGTTCGGCCGGGTACAACTTCGACCCGGCGTCGGCCAACACGGTCACGGTCACGCTGCCGTCCGCGTCCCGCCGGTACATCCGGCTGACGATCACGGCCAACACGGGGTGGCCGGCCGCGCAGCTGTCCGAGCTGGAGGTGTACGGCGGCACCACGCCACCGGCACCCGCGCTGGCCGCGTCGCCGTCGAGCCTGTCGTTCGGCAGCCGGCAGGTCGGCACCGGCGGCCCGGCGTCGCCGGTGACCGTCACCAACACCGGCACGGCGGCGGCGAGCCTCACCGGCGTCACCGCCACGGGTGACTTCGCGCAGACGAACACGTGCGGAGCCAGCCTCGCCGCCGGCGCGTCCTGCACGGTAAGCGTGACGTTCACGCCGACCGCGGCGGGCGCCCGCACGGGCACGCTGAGCGTCGCGTCGAACGCGCCGGGAAGTCCGCTGACCGTCGGGCTGTCCGGCACCGGGACGACCGCCAACACCAACCTGGCGGCGGGCAAGCCGGTCACCGCGACGACCACGCAGGGCGGTTTCCCGGCGGGCAACGCGGTCGACGGCAACGCGTCGTCCTATTGGGAGAGTGCGAACAACGCGTTCCCCCAGTCGTTCACCGTCGACCTCGGCAGCGCGCAGTCGGTCTCCCGGATCGTGCTCAAGCTGCCACCGGCCACGGCCTGGCAGACCCGGACACAGACGCTGTCGGTGCTCGGGTCCACAAACAACACGTCGTACTCCACAGTGGTCGGTTCGGCGGGCTACACGTTCAACCCGGCGACCGGCAACACGGTGACCATCACGTTCCAGGGCACGAGCCAGCGGTACCTGCGGCTCACGTTCACCGGCAACACCGGGTGGCCCGCGGGACAACTGTCCGAACTGGAGGTATACGCTCAGTAGCCGTTGGCGCCGGGTCGTCGTGGGGGCGGCCCGGCGCTCAGCTCCACGACCAGCGGCCGGTGGTCGGAAAAGGGCACCCGCGGCGTCTCCGCGGTCCCCTCGCCCGGCCACCGCGCTCCCCCACGCCGGTCCAGCAGCACGTGGTCGAGCTGCACGCGCGGCTCCCAGGCCGGAAACGTCGGCCGCCGGGCCAGCGGCCGCCACCCCGACACCAGCGCCGCCGCGCGCGCCGGCATGTTCAGGTCGCCGAGCAGCACCCGTGGCGACGGCAGGCGGCGCAGCGCGCGGACCGCCAGCCGCAGCTGGCCGGCGTTCCACGCGGGCACGAACGACAGGTGCGTGGTCGCGACGGTGAACGGCCCGTCCGGCCCCTCCACCACGGCGGCGAGCACGACCCGTGGCTCGTCGCGCAGCCACATGAACCGCCCGCGCGACAGGGCCGGGGCGCCGGCGGCCGCGGGCGGTGCCAGGATCGGCGAGCGCAGCGGCGCGCCGGTCAGCCGGGTGACGTGCCACGACCGCACCGGCCAGCGGCTGATCAGGCTCACCCCGAAGCTCGGCTCGCCGGCACCGTCATCGTCGTGGGCGAGCCGCCGGTACGTCTCGCCGGGCGTGCCGATCAGCGCCGGCGCGAACCGGTGCGCGACCGCGCCGCTCGCCTCGGCGGCCAGCTCCGTGAGGTCGAGGTGACCGCTGCGCGCCTGCCCCGGTCGACCTCCTGCAGGCCGAGCACGTCGGCCTTGAGATCGGCGATCACGGAGCGGAAGCGCTCCCGCTCCACCGCACCGTCGTCGAGGGACCTTCCGTGCAGGACGTTGAAGGTGGCCAGGCGCACGGGTTCCAGGGTACGGGGCGGCACGATCTCCGCGTTGCGGTCTCTTACTATGAACAAAGTTAACTGATAAGCTCCCTGCCCAATCGACGATGATTGGGGTTCTCATGCGCGCTCGGCGTCTGGTGTTGGCCCTGGTGACAGGGATGGCGGCGGCGGTCGTCGCCGGGATCGGCCTCGCGCCGAACGTCGGGGCGGCGCCCCAACTGCTCGTGGTCTGCAACGCACCGGCGTGGGCCGAGGGCAACACCTACACGGCCGGCGCGCAGGTGGTCTACAGCCTCCGCCTGTACCAGGCGCTGGTCACGCACACCGCACACCCCGGCGCCGGCTGGAACCCGGCCGCCACCCCGTCGCTCTGGCGCGACCTCGGCGCGTGCGACGGCCAGACGCCGCCCACGCCGACGCGCACGGCCTCGCCCACGCCGACCCGCACGGCCTCGCCGACGCCGTCCGTGTCGCCCACGCGGTCCCCCTCCCCCACACCCACGACCCCGGCGCCGACCGGCTCGACCTGCGCGGTCAAGTCGCGGCCCGCGGGCAAGGTCCTGCACGGGTACTGGGAGAACTGGGACGGCACGTCCAACGGCGTGCACCCGCCGCTCGGCTGGATCCCGATCACCGACGCGCGGATCCGCCAGCACGGGTACAACGTGATCAACGCGGCCTTCCCGGTGATCCTCTCCGACGGCACGGTGCTGTGGGAGGACGGGATGGACGCCACGGTGAAGGTGGCCACGCCGGCCGAGATGTGCGCGGCCAAGGCGGCCGGGCTCACGATCCTGCTGTCGATCGGCGGCGCCACGGCCGGCATCGACCTGTCGTCGTCCGCGGTGGCCGACCGGTTCGTCGCCACTGTCGTGCCGATCCTCAAGCGGTACAACTTCGACGGCATCGACATCGACATCGAGACCGGCCTCACCGGCAGCGGCAACATCAACCAGCTCTCGACCTCGCAGGCCAACCTGATCCGCATCATCGACGGCGTGCTCGCCCAGATGCCGTCCAACTTCGGGCTCACGATGGCGCCGGAGACGGCGTACGTGACCGGCGGCAGCGTCACCTACGGCTCGATCTGGGGCGCGTACCTGCCGATCGTCAAAAAGTACGCGGACAACGGCCGGCTGTGGTGGCTGAACATGCAGTACTACAACGGCAGCATGTACGGCTGCTCGGGCGACTCGTACGGCGCCGGCACGGTGCAGGGCTTCACGGTGCAGACGAACTGCCTCAACAGCGGGTTGGTCATCCAGGGCACCACGATCCGGGTACCGTACGACAAGCAGGTGCCCGGGCTGCCCGCCCAGGCCGGTGCCGGCGGGGGCTACATGACGCCGAGCCTCGTCTCGCAGGCGTGGGGCTCGATCAACGGGCAGCTCAAGGGCCTGATGACGTGGTCGATCAACTGGGACGGCTCGCGCAACTGGACCTTCGGCGACAACGTCCGCTCGCTACAGGGGCGGTGAGACTCGCTACAGGGCGGTGAGACTCGCTACAGGGGCGGTGAGACTCGCTACAGGGGCGGTGAGATAGGCGCGCGCGGCCCGGTGCTGGTGACACCGGGCCGCGCGTCTTTCTCCGCCTACAGCGGCGGGTACGCGTTCGCGATCAGCTCCTCGAACTGCGCCTGGAACCAGTGCCCGGACAGCGGGGCGTCCGCCAGCGCGCCGGACGGGTTGTTCTGGTTGCGCGGGTTCCCCTGGTAGGTGGGGTCGCACATCCGGTCGAAGCCCTTGCCCTCGTCGTTCGGGATGTCGCGGCTCGCGCCGTCGGACTCGCCCGGCGGCTTGATCCACACGTACGCGTCGATGCCCGACTCGGGCGACGCGGTCGGCCGCTCGCCGATGCCCGCCCCGGACTGGTTGCACCAGTTGCCGAGGTGGATGCGGCGGTCGAGCCGGGACTCGTTGACGAACGCCTCGGGGTCGCTCGACGTGCTCCGCGCGGTGGGCCGGTCCGGCCCGCCCCAACCGTTGCGGGAGGTGTCGATCAGCATGCCGATGTTGTCGTCGAACGCCATGCCGGCGAGCAGGTTGCGGTACGCCTGGGCGTAGGACAGCTCGTCGACGTACCGGTTCCAGTCGATCCACGACGAGTTGCCCTCGCGCACGACCTTGCCGCCGACGACGGTGTTCGCGTCGAAGAACGGCTCGTCAAGGATCCCGTAGTTCGCCGTGTTGGTGATGAAGCCGTGCACGTCCGCGGGCGTCGCGCCGTTGGCCTGCGCGGCCTGCAGGAACATGTTGGCCGAGGCCTGGAAGTTGTCGTCCCAGCCCAGCCAGCCGTGGTGCCCGGCGTCGATGTAGTTGTAGACGTTCTCGATCGCGCCGAACCGCGCCAGGGCGTACCCGACGCCGTTGACGTAGTTGCCGTTGGCCTTCATGACGTCGCACTCGGGCGTGGCGGTCTCCCGCGGACTGACGTTCGTCACGAGGTTGGGCAGCGAGTCGATCTCGATGATCGTCACGATCCGCAGGTTGGCGTAGGCCGCGTCGCCCAGGATGCCGGCGATCACGTCGATGTACTCGGACTCGTACCGGCTCAGCTCGTCCGGGCCGAGCTCGCCGTTGGATGCGAGCGCGGCGCAGTCCCTGCCGGGCAGGTTGTAGATGACCACCTGGACCAGGTCGGCGCCCTGT
The window above is part of the Phytohabitans houttuyneae genome. Proteins encoded here:
- a CDS encoding glycosyl hydrolase family 18 protein translates to MRARRLVLALVTGMAAAVVAGIGLAPNVGAAPQLLVVCNAPAWAEGNTYTAGAQVVYSLRLYQALVTHTAHPGAGWNPAATPSLWRDLGACDGQTPPTPTRTASPTPTRTASPTPSVSPTRSPSPTPTTPAPTGSTCAVKSRPAGKVLHGYWENWDGTSNGVHPPLGWIPITDARIRQHGYNVINAAFPVILSDGTVLWEDGMDATVKVATPAEMCAAKAAGLTILLSIGGATAGIDLSSSAVADRFVATVVPILKRYNFDGIDIDIETGLTGSGNINQLSTSQANLIRIIDGVLAQMPSNFGLTMAPETAYVTGGSVTYGSIWGAYLPIVKKYADNGRLWWLNMQYYNGSMYGCSGDSYGAGTVQGFTVQTNCLNSGLVIQGTTIRVPYDKQVPGLPAQAGAGGGYMTPSLVSQAWGSINGQLKGLMTWSINWDGSRNWTFGDNVRSLQGR
- a CDS encoding ThuA domain-containing protein, which codes for MVRSGRRRTLLTALAALAATVVSLTLAPTPAQAAAYSVLVFSKTTGFRHDSIPAGIAAIQQLGAANDFTVDTTEDGAAFNDTNLARYAAVVWLSTTGDVLDAGQQAAFERYIRSGRGYVGVHAAADTEYGWSWYGGLVGAYFASHPAEQTATVKVEDPAHPSTAHLPQRWSRFDEWYNFQSNPRSSAHVLASLDETTYTPGAGAMGADHPTAWCKTYDGGRSWYTGGGHSNAAFADTAFRQHLLGGIQTAAGVLSGDCGASLTGSFEKVTLDSNTNNPMELDVAPDGRVFYIERDGRVRVIKPDTQTTVTAATLSVFTGNEDGLLGIVLDPAFATNRWVYLYYAPNDGVARNRLSRFTVNGDTLDLASERVLLQVTTQRNTCCHAGGSMTFDGAGNLYLATGDNTNPFESGGYTPIDERAGRQDFDAQRSSGNTNDLRGKVLRIKPQADGTYTVPSGNLFAPGTAQTRAEIYAMGLRNPFRIGTDPRTNVLYVADYGPDAGQSNPDRGPGNTVEWNIVPQAANLGWPYCTGANAAYRDYTFPSGPSGAAFNCAAPVNNSPNNTGLTTLPPAQAATVDYDYDGNPRFPEIGGGGAPMGGPVYRYDPALVSARKWPAYFDGKALFGEWNQNKMYTMQVTPDGRSLVDINQLLAGMSTIRPMDFEFGPDGALYLIEWGSGFGGNNDDSGVYRVDYRNLDPAPIAQASGTPTSGRTPLTVQFSSTGSRDPEGQPITYSWTFGDGGTSTAANPSHTYTTNGNFTAQLTVRDPGGRTAVANVPITVGNTAPTVTLTAPPNGGFFDWGNQINYTVTVTDPEDGTIDCSRVVLQYSFGHDEHAHPIQQATGCTGRIQTSQAGGHDADANIFAVLEATYTDRGGAGGSAALTGRSLIQLQPKRKQAEYFAATGRVAGAPTGGTAGVQREATSDPQGGFQNIAFVENGDWWSFAPTNLTNITAVRLRAASANGAGSVEVRGGSTTGTLLGSAGVPNTGGWQSYVDVNIPLTASATTQPLYFIARSASGTPAGTALVNVNWVDFAGQGVGVTDPQAPLSRNVHLFYYPWYGNPEHNGSYRHWQQGGRTPPNDIGANLYPTLGAYDSGDFAGAVAQHMAWIRQSGAGVIVYSWWGQNSYEDQLAMGVLDAAQQQGIKVAWHLEPYSGRSAASTVADINYINTRYGSHPAFFKSAEHANKAVFYVFESLNIADWTALDQVTGSNIVLAQTTDTTKIAHFSGMFTYDAIAAATAPGWENAGEYAKANGLVWAPSLGPGYIDDRAVPGNTTPTLARNNGATYDQVWNNALDPTKGGVPTWVSVTSFNEWHEGSTIEPADSTPPAGFGYETYSGAYGKTGAAAETAYLERTAYWTAEFERRRGGTGGGLVADPASVAFGAQDVNTTSAARPVTIRNTGTSTVTLSGVTVNGDFAQSSNCGASLAAGATCTVNVTFRPTAAGNRTGVLTVGSLTVGLSGTGTTPSGGNLAAGKPVTATSAQGGFPAGNTVDGNAGSYWEGTNNAFPQSLTVDLGSSVNTNRLVLKLPPGWGARTQTLSVLGSTDGSSYSTVVGSAGYNFDPASANTVTVTLPSASRRYIRLTITANTGWPAAQLSELEVYGGTTPPAPALAASPSSLSFGSRQVGTGGPASPVTVTNTGTAAASLTGVTATGDFAQTNTCGASLAAGASCTVSVTFTPTAAGARTGTLSVASNAPGSPLTVGLSGTGTTANTNLAAGKPVTATTTQGGFPAGNAVDGNASSYWESANNAFPQSFTVDLGSAQSVSRIVLKLPPATAWQTRTQTLSVLGSTNNTSYSTVVGSAGYTFNPATGNTVTITFQGTSQRYLRLTFTGNTGWPAGQLSELEVYAQ